Genomic window (Fluviispira vulneris):
TTTTAATTTAAAAAGTAAAGTCAATTTTTATGAATGAAAATGAAAATAATCTGGAATTAATCGAAGGAATTGATTTTTATATCAACGAAAATGGCTACATGGTTTTTACTCAATTTTATCATTTAAAAAGAGGTTACTGCTGTGATAATGGATGTAAACATTGTCCTTATACCGAGCAACCTAAAGTACCATTAAAATAATTTTTATGAATTCATATCATCAGCAGCATAAATCAATGGCCAAAGT
Coding sequences:
- a CDS encoding DUF5522 domain-containing protein, coding for MNENENNLELIEGIDFYINENGYMVFTQFYHLKRGYCCDNGCKHCPYTEQPKVPLK